The segment ATTTCCTCGGTTTCTTCATCGAAGTGCCGCAGGCGCATGGCGAGAAACTGCTGAAACCGCCGTTCAACGCCACCTTCGTGCATCGCCAGACGATGACCGATGCGATGCGCTTCTCCACCACCGAACTCGCCGAAATCGAAAGCAAGATGTCCTCCGCCGCCGATCAGGCGCTGGTGCGGGAGATGGGCATTTTCGATGCGCTCGCGGCGCAGATTCTGGCAGCCGAAGGCGCGCTCAAAACCGTGGCCGAGGCGCTCGCCGCCCTCGACGTCGCGGCAGCGCTGGCCGAGATTGCCGAGGCGCGTGAGTGGACACGGCCGGAGATCGACAATTCGCTCGATTTCACCATCGAAGCGGGCCGCCATCCGGTCGTCGAGGCGGCGCTCGCCCGCGACGGCAAGCCTTTCGTCGCCAACGATTGCGAACTTTCCGGCAAAGGCGACGGGCCGGGCCTCATCGCCATCATCACCGGCCCGAACATGGCCGGCAAATCGACCTATCTGCGGCAGAACGCGCTGATTGCCATGCTGGCGCAGATGGGCTCCTTCGTGCCCGCAAAGCGTTGCCGGATCGGCATTGTGGACCGGCTGTTTTCGCGCGTCGGCGCGGCCGACGATCTGGCACGCGGGCGCTCAACCTTCATGGTCGAAATGGTCGAGACGGCGGCGATCCTCAACCAGGCGGGCGAGCGCTCACTCGTCATCCTCGACGAGATCGGCCGCGGCACGGCGACGTTCGACGGCCTCGCCATCGCCTGGGCGGTGATGGAGCAACTCCATGCAAAGAACCGATCCCGTGCGTTGTTCGCGACGCATTTTCACGAATTGACACACCTCGCCAAACAGCTTTCGCGCGTCGTCAATCTCACCATGCGTGTGGCGGATTGGAAGGGCGATGTGGTCTTCCTGCACGAGATCGTGCCGGGCGCCGCCGACCGCTCCTATGGCATCCAGGTCGCCAAGCTCGCCGGCCTGCCGCCGGCGGTGGTGAAGCGCGCGCAGACCCTGCTCGCGGACTTTGAAGCCGGCGACCGGCGCAAGACCGTCAAGCCCGTCGCCGATCTGCCGCTCTTCGCGGCCGCGCCAGCCGCACCGAGCGACGTGGAGCGCGCGCTCGACGACATCGACCCGGACGAACTCTCGCCGCGCGAGGCGCAGGCGGCGCTCTTCAAGCTCAAGGCATTGCGGGAAAAAGACGGGTGAGGGCTACGACCCGTGCACCAGGCTGCTGATGATCTTCGAGGTGTAATCGACCATCGGCACGATGCGGGCGTAATTGAGCCGTGTCGGCCCGATGACGCCGAGCACGCCGACAACGCGCTGCTGCTCATCGCGGAACGGCGCCGCGATCATCGATGAGCCGGAAAGCGAGAAGAGCTTGTTCTCCGAGCCGATGAAGATGCGCACGCCTTCGCCCCCCTCGGCGCGGCTGAGCAGGTCGATCACGTCCTTCTGCGTTTCGAGATCGGCGAAGAGCAGGCGGATACGCTCCAGATCCTCGAGCGCGGTGAGATTTTCGAGCAGATTGGCCTGGCCGCGCACGATGAGCTGCTGGCCCTGGCTGCTCGTATCGACCCAGCTCGCAAGGCCCGCCGCGACAAGCCGCGCGGTCAATTCGCCAAGCTCCGCTTCCGCGGCGGCGTGTCCGGCCTCGACCTCGGCCTTGGCCTCGGTGAGCGTGCGTCCGGCGATGCGGACATTGAGATAATTGCCCGCTTCGATCAGCGCCGAAGCCGGCAAATCGCGCGGCGTCTGGACGATGCGGTTTTCGATGGAGCCGTCGGCTGCCACGAGCACCGCCAGCGCCCTGTCCAGGTCGAGGCGGACAAACTCGACATGTTTGAGGCGCGCGTTCTCCTTGGTCGTGACGACCACGCCGGCGCTGCGCGTGAGGCCGGAGAGCATGCTCATCGCATCGCTCAGCACCGCCTCGAAGGCATGTTCCTTAGACGAGGCGCGCACCTGCGCCTCGATCTGCGCGCGCTCCGGCTGGCCAATGTCACCAATCTCCAGCATCGCATCGACGAAGAAGCGCAGCCCGCGCTCCGTCGGCAGGCGGCCGGCGCTGATATGCGGCGCATAGATCAGTCCCAGCTCTTCCAAATCCTGCATCACATTGCGGACCGAAGCCGGAGAGAGCGCAATCGGCAGAAGCCGCGCGAGCTGGCGCGAGCCGACCGGGCCACCATAGGTCAGGTAGGATTCGACGATATGGCGGAAAATCTCGCGCGAGCGCTCGTTGAGCTGGCTGAAGCCGCCCGATTCCGGCGAAATCGTCCTGCGCGAAGGGTCAAAACGCTCGGTCATAGACTGTGATCCGCTCCCGGCATGAGGGGATTTTCCAATCCCACCAATAACATGGCTGGCCGGGCGCGCGGATGCAAGCCGCCCGCGCGGCGTCAGGCCCGGGAAAGATTGTTGCGATTCACTCGGGCACCGCTTGGGAGCGAAGGCTTTCTCATGGCACCGGCATTGGCCGAAGCGAAGATCGACGGGTGCGAAGACGCCCGCGCCAAGGCGCTGCTGCAAATGGCGGTGACGGAGGCCCTTGCCTGCTTCGCCGCAGGCGCCACGGCCAAAGCCTGCGCCCATCTCGACGAGGTGCAGCATCTCGCCGCCGCCAGCGATACGGCCAGCTACGTTTTTGGCCTGTTCTATTTCAACACCGGCGATTGGACTTTGGCGCTCTCCTGGTTCGAGCGCGCCCTCAGCCTCAATCCTCGCCATCCCGACGCGGGAAAAGGCCGTGCCGTCGCTTTGCAAAGACTCGGCCGGATCGGCGAGGCGCTCAGCGCCTTCGAGGCCGCGGCGCGCGACCATCCCGCCGACGCCGAAGCCGTGCATATGAGCGGCGTCATCCTGCAAAGCCTCGGCAGGACCGATGCGGCGCTGGCCGCCTATGATCGCGCCCTGCGGATCAATCCGGATTATTGCGACGCGCTGGTCAATCGCGGCGCGTTGTTCGAACAGGCGGGACAAATCGAAGAAGCGCTCGCCTCTTTCGATCGCGTCATCGCGCTGCGGCCGCAGGATGCAGTCAATTATTTCAATCGCGGCTGCGTGCTGCAGAAGGCGAACCGCTTCGAAGCGGCGCTGACCGATCACGCGGCGGCGACGCGGCTTGATCCCGCGCACCCCGAAAACGAGGTCAACCGCGGCAATGTCCTGCAGAAGCTCGGCCGCCACGCCGAGGCGCTCGCCTGCTACGACGCGGCATTGCAGATGCGGCCGCATTATCCGCAAGCCCATTACAATCGCGGCATCGCCCGGCAAAAACTCGGCCGCCCTGTCGAGGCGATCGAGGATTTCGATGCCGCGCTGACGCAAAAGCCGGCCTACCCCGAAGCGCTCTGCAATCGCGGCAATGCGCTCAGCGAGCTGGGGCGCCTCACTGAGGCCGTCGCGTCCTACGAACAGGCGTTGACGTTACGGCCCCACTTCCGTCAGGCGCAGATCAACCGCGCCAATGTGCTGTTCGCGCTCGGGCGGCCGGAGCTTGCCCGCGCTGCGGCAGCCGAGATTCTGGCGCAGGAGCCGAACCACGCGCAGGCTTTGTGCATCAGCGGCGCCGCGCAGCAAAGGCTCGGCGATCTCGATGCCGCGCTGGTCTTTCTCGACCGCGCCGTCGCGGTCCGCCCGGACTTTGCCGAAGCCTGGCTCAATCGCGGCAATGTTCTGCAAGAGCAGGACAAGCTCGAAGACGCGCTTGCGAGCTACGACACGGCGTTGGCGCTGCGCCCCGCCTACCCCGAGGTTCTGTCGAGCCGGGGCGTTGCGCTCAAGGAACTCGGCCGTCTCGACGAAGCCCGGGCGGCTTTCGACACGGCCTTGCACTTGAAGCCCAACTATCCCGATGCGCGTAACAATCGCGCCGGCGCTTTGCTGCTCGCAGGCGATCTCGTGCAGGGTTTCGCAGCCTTCGAGAGCCGCTGGGAGCGCGGCGATGCGCCGCCGAAGACGCTGATTTCGCCCTTGCCGCATTGGCGTGGCGAGCCGCTCGAAGGGCGCCGCATTCTCGTCTGGGATGAACAGGGGCTCGGCGATCTCATCCAGTTCTGCCGCTACCTGCCGCTGCTCGCCGCGCGCGGCGCGGACGTCACCTTGTTCGGCCGCAAATCGATGTTTCGCCTGCTTTCGACGCTGCCATCGCCACCGCATTTCGTTGACGCAGGCGGGGTGCCCGAGGGCTTCGATTATCAAAGCGCCTTGATGAGCCTGCCGTTCGCCTTCGGGACATCGCTCGCGAGCGTACCGGCGGATGTGCCCTATCTCCATGCCGAGCCGGCGCGGATCGCTGCCTGGGCGGAACGGATCGGTCGGCACGGTTTCCGCATCGGCATCTGCCGGCACGGCAACATGAAGATCAACCTGAAGCGAAATATACCGCTCACCGGTTTCGCCGGATTGGCGGCGATCCCCGGCGTGCGCCTGATCAATCTGATGAAAGAGCCGGAGTCCGAGGCCGCCGGCTTCGCGCTCGAATCTTTCGGTCCCGATCTCGACGCCGGCCCCGACGCCTTTCTCGACACCGCGGCGGTGATGGCCAATTGCGATCTGATCGTCACCTCCGACACGTCGATCGCGCATCTCGCCGGGGCGCTCGGCCAGCCGGTCTTTCTCGCGCTGCGCCACGCGCCGGATTGGCGCTGGCTCGCCACGGGCACACGTTCCCCCTGGTATCCGACAATGCGGCTGTTCCGACAGACGCAGCGGGGCGATTGGACGCCGGTCTTCGCCGAAATTGTGGACGCCGTGCAGGTGCAGATTACTGCGCGCGCCGGCCTTAGCTGTTCACCGCGAGTCGCCGCACGGGGGTGAGAACGCTCGTGATCTTGTCGGCGAGTTCGGCGCGCGTGAACGGCTTCGGCAGAACCTGGATGCCAAGGACGAAGCGGCAGCGATCGA is part of the Methylovirgula ligni genome and harbors:
- the hrcA gene encoding heat-inducible transcriptional repressor HrcA; the protein is MTERFDPSRRTISPESGGFSQLNERSREIFRHIVESYLTYGGPVGSRQLARLLPIALSPASVRNVMQDLEELGLIYAPHISAGRLPTERGLRFFVDAMLEIGDIGQPERAQIEAQVRASSKEHAFEAVLSDAMSMLSGLTRSAGVVVTTKENARLKHVEFVRLDLDRALAVLVAADGSIENRIVQTPRDLPASALIEAGNYLNVRIAGRTLTEAKAEVEAGHAAAEAELGELTARLVAAGLASWVDTSSQGQQLIVRGQANLLENLTALEDLERIRLLFADLETQKDVIDLLSRAEGGEGVRIFIGSENKLFSLSGSSMIAAPFRDEQQRVVGVLGVIGPTRLNYARIVPMVDYTSKIISSLVHGS
- a CDS encoding tetratricopeptide repeat protein, encoding MAPALAEAKIDGCEDARAKALLQMAVTEALACFAAGATAKACAHLDEVQHLAAASDTASYVFGLFYFNTGDWTLALSWFERALSLNPRHPDAGKGRAVALQRLGRIGEALSAFEAAARDHPADAEAVHMSGVILQSLGRTDAALAAYDRALRINPDYCDALVNRGALFEQAGQIEEALASFDRVIALRPQDAVNYFNRGCVLQKANRFEAALTDHAAATRLDPAHPENEVNRGNVLQKLGRHAEALACYDAALQMRPHYPQAHYNRGIARQKLGRPVEAIEDFDAALTQKPAYPEALCNRGNALSELGRLTEAVASYEQALTLRPHFRQAQINRANVLFALGRPELARAAAAEILAQEPNHAQALCISGAAQQRLGDLDAALVFLDRAVAVRPDFAEAWLNRGNVLQEQDKLEDALASYDTALALRPAYPEVLSSRGVALKELGRLDEARAAFDTALHLKPNYPDARNNRAGALLLAGDLVQGFAAFESRWERGDAPPKTLISPLPHWRGEPLEGRRILVWDEQGLGDLIQFCRYLPLLAARGADVTLFGRKSMFRLLSTLPSPPHFVDAGGVPEGFDYQSALMSLPFAFGTSLASVPADVPYLHAEPARIAAWAERIGRHGFRIGICRHGNMKINLKRNIPLTGFAGLAAIPGVRLINLMKEPESEAAGFALESFGPDLDAGPDAFLDTAAVMANCDLIVTSDTSIAHLAGALGQPVFLALRHAPDWRWLATGTRSPWYPTMRLFRQTQRGDWTPVFAEIVDAVQVQITARAGLSCSPRVAARG